One genomic window of uncultured Erythrobacter sp. includes the following:
- a CDS encoding fatty acid desaturase, with protein sequence MNAQSPILPADLSQLSDGELRKLENGIARKYSGKLPWIAVVWAFGNLAAWLSLWPLVMLDILPLWAAFPIAVINMALVYLPTHEAQHDIIARPGTKLRWLNELVGHATSWMIVLPFQVLRITHLDHHRHTNDPEKDVDITSQASGPWHALARIIRQRQPNAKRNRDYMESLARNGRLDLIVVSLAYKIGFIAVLAVLAWNGFALEALFLWWLPYHIAITYIVFFLSWAPHHPGTHQTRYTNTRSWKSTVGNIGSMGMQFHIVHHLHPYIPLHLTPAAYREMRPILEARGCRLGDN encoded by the coding sequence ATGAACGCGCAGTCGCCAATCCTGCCCGCCGATCTATCGCAATTGAGCGATGGTGAATTGCGCAAGCTCGAAAACGGGATAGCGCGCAAATATTCCGGAAAACTGCCCTGGATCGCAGTTGTCTGGGCGTTCGGAAATCTCGCGGCGTGGCTCAGCCTGTGGCCACTTGTGATGCTCGATATTCTGCCGCTCTGGGCTGCTTTCCCGATTGCCGTCATCAACATGGCGCTGGTCTATCTGCCGACGCACGAAGCTCAGCACGATATCATCGCCCGTCCCGGTACGAAGCTTCGCTGGCTCAACGAGCTTGTCGGCCATGCGACGAGCTGGATGATTGTGCTGCCGTTTCAGGTGTTGCGGATCACCCATCTCGACCACCACCGGCACACCAACGATCCCGAAAAGGACGTCGACATCACGTCGCAGGCGAGCGGTCCATGGCACGCTCTCGCGCGGATCATTCGCCAGCGTCAGCCCAATGCGAAGCGCAACCGCGACTACATGGAAAGCCTCGCGCGCAATGGGCGGCTCGACCTGATCGTCGTTTCGCTGGCCTATAAGATTGGCTTCATTGCGGTGCTTGCTGTTCTGGCGTGGAATGGTTTCGCGCTGGAGGCGCTGTTCCTGTGGTGGCTGCCCTACCACATTGCCATAACCTACATCGTGTTCTTCCTGTCATGGGCACCGCATCATCCGGGCACACACCAAACGCGTTATACGAACACGCGCAGCTGGAAATCGACCGTAGGGAATATCGGATCGATGGGCATGCAGTTCCACATCGTGCACCACCTGCACCCTTACATTCCGCTGCATCTCACCCCGGCGGCCTATCGCGAAATGCGCCCGATCCTTGAGGCGCGCGGATGTAGGCTGGGCGACAACTAG
- a CDS encoding alpha/beta hydrolase yields MLTDTSIELRSAKPSIMLRAVTWLMSKRTPVFPHAASDFRDYMAARDLPKDAPMPAKFEQRFRVEHWEAAGQPVVTLHPKSGAAEWQMLYFHGGGFVLPMFKEHWPLAAEMVEQCGVSITVPLYEVVPESSYAVQDAIADAAFAKLAGDHDPAKIILNGDSAGGHMALSLALRLARAGGPQPGKLALFAPWLDVTMQDEAIRAVEPHDIMLKIGTLRSCGAMFAGDRDPASAECSPLYTSAEDLALLPPTRIWTGRHDLFIIDSRTFTGKLRGAGVDAKLYEYEAAPHVFMAVTPTRESKDTLKLLREFLAN; encoded by the coding sequence ATGCTGACCGACACATCCATCGAACTACGCAGTGCCAAGCCGAGCATAATGCTGCGTGCGGTCACCTGGCTGATGAGCAAGCGCACGCCGGTCTTCCCGCATGCTGCCTCGGATTTCCGCGACTATATGGCCGCGCGCGATCTGCCCAAAGACGCGCCAATGCCTGCCAAATTCGAACAGAGATTCCGCGTTGAGCATTGGGAGGCTGCGGGCCAGCCTGTAGTGACGCTACATCCCAAGAGCGGCGCGGCAGAATGGCAAATGCTCTATTTTCACGGTGGCGGGTTTGTGCTTCCGATGTTCAAGGAGCACTGGCCGCTAGCCGCCGAGATGGTCGAGCAATGCGGGGTGAGTATTACTGTGCCGCTCTACGAAGTGGTGCCCGAGAGTTCGTACGCGGTGCAGGACGCCATCGCCGATGCCGCCTTCGCAAAACTTGCCGGGGACCACGATCCGGCGAAGATCATCTTGAATGGCGATAGCGCGGGCGGGCACATGGCGCTGAGCCTCGCCTTGCGGCTGGCGCGGGCAGGCGGACCGCAACCGGGCAAACTTGCCCTGTTCGCACCATGGCTCGATGTGACGATGCAGGACGAGGCGATCCGTGCGGTCGAACCGCACGACATCATGCTCAAGATCGGAACCTTGCGTTCCTGCGGCGCAATGTTCGCAGGCGACCGCGATCCGGCCAGCGCCGAATGCAGCCCGCTCTACACCTCAGCGGAGGACTTGGCGCTGCTTCCGCCAACCCGGATATGGACAGGGCGCCATGACCTTTTCATCATTGATTCCCGCACCTTTACCGGCAAGCTGCGCGGCGCCGGGGTTGATGCGAAGCTCTACGAATACGAAGCTGCGCCGCACGTGTTTATGGCGGTGACGCCCACGCGCGAGTCCAAGGATACGCTCAAGCTGCTGCGGGAATTCCTCGCTAACTAG
- the bla gene encoding class A beta-lactamase, which yields MTIERRAFLGGALALGASACVPIDRTVLGRLDARLRIIEAAGNGTLGAEIYDTGTGETLGINSNRRFGHCSSFKLSLAAMVLARHASGAIDADKRVTWTEDQLLSYSPFTRPKLSEGASLRELARATQETSDNTAANILLQELGGPSALTAFWREIGDPTSRLDRIEPALNNVPLAEVRDTTTPAAMARTVAGLVFGDVLPEAERATLRQWMADTSTGLRRVRAGLPEEWRAGDKTGTSFWPGMGSLYVDIGFVEPPDRAPLTFATYFRARETHGAIDAAAEATLAKIGDVIVDFAEVDDGFPF from the coding sequence GTGACCATTGAGCGGCGCGCATTCCTAGGGGGAGCATTGGCACTCGGCGCGAGTGCGTGCGTGCCGATTGACCGCACCGTGCTCGGCAGGTTGGACGCACGGCTCCGGATCATCGAAGCCGCTGGGAATGGCACTCTCGGCGCCGAGATCTACGACACCGGCACTGGGGAAACGCTGGGGATCAACAGCAATCGCCGGTTCGGGCATTGCTCCTCATTCAAACTCTCGCTCGCGGCCATGGTACTCGCACGGCACGCCAGCGGAGCCATTGATGCAGACAAGCGCGTGACATGGACCGAAGATCAACTGCTTAGCTATTCCCCTTTCACAAGGCCCAAGCTGTCGGAAGGCGCGAGCCTCCGCGAACTCGCTCGTGCGACCCAGGAAACCTCCGACAACACCGCAGCCAACATTCTACTGCAAGAGTTGGGTGGGCCATCGGCGCTAACAGCTTTCTGGAGAGAGATCGGCGACCCGACCAGCCGTCTCGATCGGATCGAGCCCGCGCTCAACAATGTCCCGCTGGCCGAAGTCCGCGACACGACAACGCCTGCTGCCATGGCCCGAACGGTCGCGGGGCTGGTGTTCGGGGACGTTTTGCCCGAGGCAGAGCGCGCGACGCTCAGGCAATGGATGGCCGATACGTCCACGGGCCTGCGCCGGGTGCGCGCCGGACTGCCCGAGGAATGGCGGGCGGGTGACAAGACGGGCACCTCGTTCTGGCCCGGCATGGGCAGCCTGTATGTCGATATCGGCTTCGTCGAGCCGCCGGATCGCGCGCCGCTGACATTCGCGACCTATTTCCGCGCCCGCGAAACGCATGGCGCTATCGACGCGGCAGCGGAGGCAACGCTCGCCAAGATCGGCGATGTGATTGTCGATTTCGCCGAGGTCGATGACGGATTTCCGTTCTAG
- a CDS encoding GNAT family N-acetyltransferase — MSRWRIEPDDLTGEAVLGLLQLHLDEMYKWSPADKVHAMPAERLREPDVSFFAVWDGDHLAAVGALKALGEDRGELKSMRAAPDYRGKGAGEALLVHLLEEARRRGYTWVGLETGRPEEFRPAQQLYEKHGFAECPAFGDYVSDEFSLCMEKHL, encoded by the coding sequence GTGAGCAGGTGGCGGATTGAGCCGGACGATCTCACCGGCGAAGCCGTGCTCGGACTGCTGCAACTCCACCTCGATGAAATGTATAAATGGTCACCTGCTGACAAGGTCCACGCCATGCCAGCCGAGCGGCTGCGCGAACCCGATGTCTCCTTCTTCGCAGTGTGGGACGGAGATCATTTGGCAGCGGTCGGAGCCTTGAAGGCGCTCGGCGAAGATCGCGGCGAACTTAAGTCGATGCGCGCGGCCCCTGATTATCGCGGCAAGGGCGCTGGTGAGGCCTTGCTGGTACACCTGCTGGAAGAGGCGCGGCGAAGAGGATACACTTGGGTCGGTCTGGAAACAGGACGGCCGGAGGAATTCCGCCCCGCCCAGCAGCTCTACGAGAAACATGGCTTTGCCGAATGTCCTGCCTTCGGCGACTATGTCTCTGACGAGTTCAGCCTGTGTATGGAGAAGCACCTGTGA
- a CDS encoding SDR family NAD(P)-dependent oxidoreductase: MSEFGWGSTTDEVLEGKDLTGKTVFVTGGNSGLGQETGRAMAAKGAHVVLSGRSQGKLDEAVAAIKADHPEANVETIICDLSSLEAVRSCGAEARERFEKIDILINNAGVMACPLTQTTEGFEMQFGTNHVGHFELTRQLMPLVEAGSDKRIVNLSSRGHFIAPANLDDPNFENAAYEPWLSYGQSKTANVLFSVGLEDRFAAKGIHAYAVHPGGIDTNLGRHLSEEQAEALVQRVTTSDPSFEWKSIPQGAATSVWAATAEDVEGKGGVYCEDCGVAQIDDESSNKGVRSYALDKASADRLWVISEEMVGEKFA, encoded by the coding sequence ATGAGCGAATTTGGCTGGGGATCGACCACAGATGAGGTCCTTGAAGGCAAGGATCTGACCGGCAAGACCGTGTTCGTGACCGGCGGGAATTCCGGGCTTGGTCAGGAGACCGGGCGCGCGATGGCTGCCAAAGGCGCGCATGTCGTGCTGTCAGGCCGCAGCCAGGGCAAGCTCGACGAAGCGGTGGCTGCGATCAAGGCCGATCATCCAGAGGCCAATGTCGAAACGATCATATGCGATCTTTCTTCGCTGGAAGCTGTGCGGTCGTGCGGCGCAGAGGCGCGTGAGCGCTTCGAAAAGATCGACATCCTGATCAACAATGCGGGTGTAATGGCCTGCCCGCTAACTCAGACCACCGAAGGGTTCGAAATGCAGTTCGGCACCAACCATGTCGGCCATTTCGAACTGACGCGCCAGCTCATGCCGTTGGTCGAGGCGGGCAGCGACAAGCGCATCGTCAACCTGTCGAGCCGCGGGCATTTCATCGCTCCAGCCAATCTCGATGACCCCAACTTCGAAAACGCTGCTTACGAACCTTGGCTAAGCTATGGCCAGTCGAAGACGGCCAATGTGTTGTTCTCGGTCGGGTTGGAGGATCGCTTCGCAGCCAAAGGCATCCATGCCTACGCCGTGCATCCCGGTGGTATCGACACCAATCTGGGTCGCCACCTGAGCGAGGAACAGGCCGAGGCACTCGTTCAGCGCGTAACGACCTCCGACCCAAGCTTCGAATGGAAGTCGATTCCGCAGGGCGCGGCGACATCGGTCTGGGCGGCAACCGCTGAAGATGTCGAAGGCAAAGGCGGCGTCTATTGCGAGGATTGCGGCGTCGCCCAGATCGACGATGAATCGTCGAACAAAGGCGTACGCAGCTATGCTCTCGACAAGGCCAGCGCCGACAGGCTCTGGGTCATCAGTGAGGAGATGGTGGGCGAAAAGTTCGCCTAG
- a CDS encoding isoaspartyl peptidase/L-asparaginase family protein, whose protein sequence is MKNTLVMALLALVFATVPAHAQEGQPRWSIAIHGGAGTLDPDKMTPERRAAYEAALQNALDVGAKVLADGGTAMDAVKAAIVPLEDEPLFNAGRGSVFTWEGENELDASVMDGRDRSAGAVTGVKSIKNPILLADKVRTDSPHVFLMGGGAEQFAGEQGLETAPPEWFATERRRESLERMKARNLSSLDVDLKFGTVGAVALDQDGNLAAGTSTGGMTGKRWGRIGDAPVIGAGTYADNRACAVSATGWGEYFIRVGVAQEICTRMRLLRATNYLSLGTAPVSPEEQRSTAQLAADAVMGEVKELGGDGGIILVTPEGHAIYSFNTSGMYRGRANSEGMSEVAIFGGE, encoded by the coding sequence ATGAAAAACACTCTTGTGATGGCGCTGCTCGCGCTGGTTTTCGCCACTGTCCCCGCTCACGCGCAGGAGGGCCAGCCGCGATGGTCGATTGCGATCCATGGCGGGGCCGGGACACTCGATCCCGACAAGATGACACCGGAGCGACGCGCCGCGTACGAAGCCGCTCTCCAGAACGCGCTCGATGTTGGGGCCAAGGTCTTAGCCGACGGTGGAACCGCAATGGATGCCGTGAAGGCGGCGATTGTCCCGCTGGAGGACGAGCCGCTGTTCAATGCCGGTCGTGGGTCAGTGTTCACCTGGGAAGGCGAGAACGAGCTCGACGCCTCGGTGATGGATGGCCGCGACCGAAGCGCTGGAGCAGTTACGGGTGTGAAGAGCATCAAGAACCCGATCCTGCTCGCGGACAAGGTTCGGACCGACAGCCCGCACGTGTTCCTGATGGGCGGAGGAGCGGAGCAGTTTGCTGGCGAGCAAGGTCTCGAAACCGCGCCGCCTGAATGGTTCGCGACCGAGCGGCGACGGGAATCGCTTGAGCGGATGAAAGCGCGCAATCTCTCCTCGCTCGATGTGGATCTGAAGTTTGGCACGGTGGGAGCTGTGGCGCTCGATCAGGACGGCAATCTGGCGGCGGGCACGTCGACGGGCGGGATGACAGGCAAACGTTGGGGCCGCATCGGCGATGCGCCCGTGATCGGCGCGGGCACATATGCCGACAACCGCGCCTGTGCAGTCTCGGCAACCGGCTGGGGCGAATATTTCATTCGCGTTGGCGTGGCGCAGGAAATCTGCACCCGGATGCGGCTGCTGCGCGCGACCAATTACCTCAGCCTCGGAACTGCGCCCGTTTCGCCCGAAGAGCAGCGCTCAACGGCGCAACTGGCGGCCGATGCAGTGATGGGCGAGGTCAAGGAGCTTGGCGGCGATGGCGGGATCATCCTCGTCACGCCGGAAGGCCACGCGATCTACAGCTTCAACACCAGCGGCATGTATCGCGGCCGGGCGAATAGCGAAGGCATGAGCGAAGTGGCGATATTTGGAGGCGAATAA
- a CDS encoding DUF692 domain-containing protein — protein MTQQHDDIQPFGGFGLGLRRTHYEDFVETDVPVDFVEVISENYMIDGGRQLRILEQVRAKHPVIIHGVSMSIGSAGGLDADYLAKLKRLERRIDPLWVSDHLCWTRTSAHNSHDLLPMPLTQEGLAAVCANIDQAQETLGRAMLFENPSSYLTFPEDELSEWEFLTEMTRRTGCYLLLDVNNIYVSAANHGFSADEYLAGLPLDRVRQIHLAGHDPATSERAVIIDTHDREVADGVWALYAKAMAMMPQPVATMIERDDHIPPLPELLAELDRARGIASDSRALEPA, from the coding sequence ATGACGCAGCAGCATGACGATATTCAGCCGTTTGGCGGCTTCGGCCTTGGCCTTAGGCGCACGCATTATGAGGACTTTGTCGAAACCGACGTGCCGGTCGATTTCGTGGAAGTGATCTCCGAAAATTACATGATCGACGGCGGGCGGCAGCTGCGCATTCTGGAGCAGGTGCGCGCAAAGCACCCCGTGATCATCCACGGCGTCTCGATGTCGATTGGATCGGCGGGGGGCCTTGATGCGGACTATCTCGCGAAACTGAAGCGGTTGGAGCGGCGCATCGACCCCCTCTGGGTATCGGATCACCTGTGCTGGACTCGTACGAGTGCACATAACAGCCACGATCTGCTTCCAATGCCGCTCACACAAGAGGGACTTGCGGCAGTGTGCGCCAATATCGATCAGGCGCAGGAGACGCTGGGCCGGGCGATGCTGTTCGAGAACCCGTCGAGCTATCTCACCTTCCCGGAAGACGAACTGAGCGAGTGGGAGTTTCTAACCGAGATGACCCGGCGCACGGGCTGTTACCTGCTGCTCGACGTCAACAACATCTATGTCAGCGCGGCCAATCATGGGTTCTCGGCGGATGAGTATCTCGCAGGTTTGCCGCTGGACCGCGTGCGGCAGATCCATTTGGCTGGGCATGACCCAGCGACGTCCGAGCGCGCAGTGATCATCGACACGCATGACCGCGAAGTCGCGGACGGCGTCTGGGCACTCTATGCCAAGGCGATGGCCATGATGCCGCAGCCGGTCGCGACCATGATCGAGCGCGACGACCACATTCCGCCGCTGCCGGAGCTGCTTGCTGAGCTGGACCGTGCGCGCGGCATCGCCAGTGACTCAAGAGCGCTTGAACCGGCATGA
- a CDS encoding DNA-binding domain-containing protein codes for MTEETLAERQATFMRAILDEGAPLPSGWGNSQAAGMAVYRGNYRSALMDALANTFERTARYVGEGAFKQASAHHAITHPPSGWTIDEAGKGFETTCAELFGDNPEVAEIAWLEWAMLEVSTGAETSPLDPAGFGAATAEFGDEDWMQLKIELQPRAGARLVENNLTALWNALEEDGQDRPDPRLPEPQGCLVWREGERPTFMLVEPDNARAFSAMQDDAGYGEIIELLAGDEPSEESVQDAAMRAGSYLGHWLQEGLITGLKA; via the coding sequence ATGACCGAAGAGACGCTAGCCGAGCGGCAGGCCACTTTCATGCGCGCAATCCTTGATGAAGGCGCGCCTTTGCCCAGCGGCTGGGGCAATTCTCAGGCAGCTGGCATGGCGGTCTATCGCGGCAATTACCGCTCCGCCTTGATGGATGCGCTTGCAAACACCTTTGAACGCACCGCGCGTTATGTGGGTGAAGGTGCCTTCAAACAGGCGAGCGCGCATCATGCCATCACCCATCCGCCATCAGGCTGGACGATCGATGAGGCCGGAAAAGGCTTCGAGACGACCTGCGCCGAATTGTTTGGCGACAATCCCGAAGTTGCCGAGATCGCATGGCTGGAATGGGCGATGCTGGAGGTCTCGACCGGTGCCGAGACTTCGCCACTCGATCCCGCCGGGTTTGGCGCGGCAACGGCGGAATTCGGTGATGAAGACTGGATGCAATTGAAGATCGAATTGCAGCCGCGTGCAGGGGCACGGCTGGTCGAGAATAACCTCACAGCGCTCTGGAATGCGCTCGAAGAAGACGGTCAGGATCGCCCTGATCCTCGCTTGCCCGAGCCGCAAGGCTGCCTTGTCTGGCGTGAAGGCGAGCGGCCCACTTTTATGCTGGTCGAACCGGACAATGCCCGCGCCTTTTCCGCAATGCAGGACGATGCAGGCTACGGTGAGATCATCGAATTGCTTGCTGGTGATGAACCCAGCGAAGAGAGCGTTCAGGACGCGGCGATGCGCGCCGGTTCGTATCTTGGCCACTGGCTGCAAGAAGGATTGATCACCGGCCTCAAAGCTTGA
- a CDS encoding DoxX family protein yields the protein MSSIVSMYQRLVGFLSGSFMESVGLLFARIALALVFWRSYKTKVVEGTWLEIDETQYFIFENEFSGLPIPTDIAVPMATYAEFAFPILLFVGLFTRFSAVALMMMALTIQFFVFPTADHFWGWAITPIALALILISRGGGLFGLDRVLERISGSKTA from the coding sequence ATGAGCAGCATCGTTTCAATGTACCAACGATTGGTCGGATTTTTGTCCGGCAGCTTTATGGAAAGCGTTGGTCTGTTGTTCGCCCGCATCGCGTTAGCGCTGGTGTTCTGGCGCTCGTACAAAACCAAGGTGGTCGAAGGGACCTGGCTGGAAATCGATGAAACCCAGTATTTCATCTTCGAGAATGAATTTTCTGGCCTGCCAATCCCGACCGACATTGCCGTGCCGATGGCAACTTATGCGGAATTTGCATTCCCGATCCTGTTGTTCGTCGGCCTGTTCACACGGTTTTCGGCTGTCGCTCTCATGATGATGGCGCTGACGATCCAGTTCTTTGTGTTCCCGACAGCGGATCACTTCTGGGGCTGGGCCATTACTCCGATCGCCCTGGCGCTGATTTTGATCAGCCGCGGTGGTGGACTGTTCGGGCTCGATCGTGTGCTCGAACGGATCTCGGGTTCCAAAACGGCCTAA
- a CDS encoding RDD family protein → MSTVPATVAPSAPATHQTNKRERVLITPEGISVPVTVASRGARVAALILDFVILYVGMIIVIMLLAWVAGGLFEQIVNTADQSISGAGEFLFIVFVLFLFLARYGYFLGFELGPRGATLGKRAVGIRVAARDGGRLTPEAVIARNLLRDIELFMPLVFAMVAPSGEMGNFGYAGLAWLLVILAIPLLNKDGLRAGDIIAGTWMVEAPRTKLADALSTQGASKGTSEVTGARYDFGEAELSIYGERELQTLERVLREDQPDAISAVHETICRKIGWDPGAGDERAFLEAFYAQLRAKLESDMRFGKRKADKHS, encoded by the coding sequence ATGAGCACAGTTCCCGCGACCGTCGCCCCTTCGGCGCCCGCCACCCATCAGACGAACAAGCGCGAGCGCGTGCTGATCACGCCCGAAGGCATTTCAGTGCCAGTCACGGTCGCATCGCGCGGCGCACGGGTCGCGGCTCTGATCCTGGACTTCGTGATCCTGTATGTCGGCATGATCATTGTCATCATGCTGCTGGCATGGGTCGCGGGAGGCCTGTTCGAGCAGATCGTCAACACCGCCGATCAGTCGATCAGCGGAGCGGGCGAGTTTCTGTTCATCGTGTTCGTCCTGTTCCTGTTCCTCGCGCGCTACGGGTATTTTCTCGGCTTCGAGCTGGGTCCGCGCGGCGCCACGCTGGGCAAGCGGGCGGTCGGCATCCGCGTCGCCGCGCGCGACGGCGGTCGGCTCACCCCTGAAGCCGTGATCGCCCGCAATCTGCTGCGCGATATCGAGCTGTTCATGCCGCTCGTATTCGCAATGGTCGCGCCAAGCGGCGAGATGGGCAATTTCGGCTATGCCGGTCTGGCTTGGCTGTTGGTGATCCTCGCTATCCCGTTGCTCAACAAGGACGGACTGCGGGCTGGCGATATTATCGCTGGAACCTGGATGGTCGAGGCCCCGCGCACCAAGCTGGCCGATGCGCTCTCCACCCAAGGCGCGTCCAAGGGCACCAGCGAGGTGACAGGCGCGCGCTACGACTTTGGCGAAGCAGAGCTGAGCATTTACGGCGAACGCGAGCTGCAGACGCTCGAACGCGTCCTGCGTGAAGATCAGCCCGACGCAATTTCCGCGGTGCACGAAACGATTTGCCGGAAGATTGGCTGGGACCCCGGTGCGGGTGACGAGCGCGCCTTCCTTGAGGCGTTCTACGCCCAACTGCGCGCCAAGCTCGAAAGCGACATGCGCTTCGGCAAACGCAAAGCGGACAAGCATTCGTGA
- a CDS encoding DUF2282 domain-containing protein, whose amino-acid sequence MNAKTIANFAGLALTAGIAAGLATTPVVAQGAKEKCYGVSKAGKNDCAAGPGTSCAGTSTRDYQGNAWTYVDKGTCVKIKTPKGKGSLKPIKR is encoded by the coding sequence ATGAACGCCAAGACGATCGCTAACTTCGCTGGCCTCGCCCTTACCGCAGGCATCGCCGCCGGCCTCGCTACCACTCCGGTTGTGGCCCAAGGCGCCAAAGAGAAATGCTACGGCGTTTCCAAAGCAGGCAAGAACGATTGCGCCGCAGGCCCAGGCACAAGCTGTGCCGGCACCTCGACCCGCGATTACCAGGGCAACGCCTGGACGTATGTCGACAAGGGCACCTGCGTGAAGATCAAGACGCCTAAGGGCAAAGGATCACTGAAACCCATCAAGCGCTAA